The window GACTCGGTCCTCGACTGCGACGACTGCCTCTCTCCCGCCGAGGCGTTCGCAATCGTCGCCGACGAGACGCGACTGACCATCCTCGAAGCACTCTGGGAGTCACCTGACCGCCCAGTCCCCTTCTCCGAGTTGCGCCGCCGTGTCGGCGTCGACGACAGCGCACGCTTCAACTATCACCTCGGCAAACTCCGCGGCCAATTCGTCCACAAGACTGAGGAGGGCTACGACTTCCGCCACGCCGGTGAGAAAGTGGTCCGCGCCGTACTCGCAGGGACGTTCAACGAAGACCCGGTCCTTCCCGCGTTCCCCGCGCCAGGGTCGTGTGTCTCGTGTGGTGGCCCACTCGAAGCAGACTACGGCGACGAGAAACTCACAATCGCCTGTGCCGACGCCGACTGCGGGCGAGTCCACGCGCACGAGGAGTTCCCTCCGGGTGGCCTCCAGAACCGGTCGACTGACGCGCTTCTCTCGGCGTTCGACCAGCGAGTGAGACACCTCCACTGTCTCGCCGCCGACGGCGTCTGCCCCGAGTGCGGCGGGACCACGAGTACCGAACTCTCCCGAGACACCGACCCGTTCGAACTCGACGTGGTCGTAAACCACCGCTGTGCGCAGTGTGCGTACGAGGCAGTCTCGCCCGTCGGACTGGTCTTACTCGACGAGTCCACCGTCCTCGGGTTCCTCTCGTCGCGGGGCGACGACGTGTGTGGGACGCCGTTCTGGCGGTTCTCGTGGGTCGTCGGCGACGAGGCACTCACTATCGTCGACGACGACCCGTGGCGCATCAGCGTCCGTATCGAACACGAGTCGGACGCGCTCGTCGTCGAACTCGACGAGACGCTCGCGTGCATCGATTCGCGCGTCGAACACCTCGGCGAGATTGCATAAATTCGGTACGGTAAGCCGGCTTACAAAAATATCATTCTGCTTACCCTTTTGGTATAGGGGGTCGTCCGTCTAGACGAGGAGAACGAACATGACCCACGACAACAAACTCGGTCTTCCAGACGCACTTGACAAGCGTCCGGATGGAATTGGAACGCTCGGAGACACGGTGTTCGTCGCACTCGCGGCAGTGGTCGGTATCTTCGTCGCGACGCTCGCCGCCACACTCGTCGCTCCCCTCGGACCGGGAGTCGGCCTCGTGGCCCTCTTCGTCGGATGGCCACTCGGATTCCTCGTCACGGCGCTCG is drawn from Haloferax litoreum and contains these coding sequences:
- a CDS encoding winged helix-turn-helix domain-containing protein, yielding MSDSASIREDSVLDCDDCLSPAEAFAIVADETRLTILEALWESPDRPVPFSELRRRVGVDDSARFNYHLGKLRGQFVHKTEEGYDFRHAGEKVVRAVLAGTFNEDPVLPAFPAPGSCVSCGGPLEADYGDEKLTIACADADCGRVHAHEEFPPGGLQNRSTDALLSAFDQRVRHLHCLAADGVCPECGGTTSTELSRDTDPFELDVVVNHRCAQCAYEAVSPVGLVLLDESTVLGFLSSRGDDVCGTPFWRFSWVVGDEALTIVDDDPWRISVRIEHESDALVVELDETLACIDSRVEHLGEIA